A single genomic interval of Odontesthes bonariensis isolate fOdoBon6 chromosome 3, fOdoBon6.hap1, whole genome shotgun sequence harbors:
- the npffl gene encoding pro-FMRFamide-related neuropeptide FF like, producing MDTAAVATLLALVIAMAGVSHALHVQGGLDKNDILPGSSEENMAEHLLGLESENRVNSIDNRLLASVLRALVLGFQRETRESVLHQPQRFGRNSRGQVVSEDQIQSRDWEAAPGQIWSMAVPQRFGKK from the exons ATGGACACAGCTGCAGTGGCAACTCTTCTGGCTCTGGTTATAGCGATGGCTGGAGTCAGTCATGCTCTACATGTCCAAGGTGGTCTGGACAAAAATGACATTCTGCCCGGCAGCTCAGAGGAGAACATGGCTGAACACCTGCTCGGACTG GAGAGTGAAAACAGAGTGAACAGCATTGATAATCGTCTACTGGCCTCAGTGTTGAGAGCTCTGGTGCTCGGATtccagagagaaaccagggaatCTGTTCTCCATCAGCCACAGAG GTTTGGCCGCAACTCCAGAGGGCAGGTAGTGTCGGAGGATCAGATACAATCCCGGGACTGGGAGGCAGCGCCCGGTCAGATCTGGAGTATGGCTGTGCCCCAGAGATTTGGCAAGAAATAG